From the Pedobacter cryoconitis genome, one window contains:
- a CDS encoding PepSY-associated TM helix domain-containing protein, whose product MKLNKKFKQAVGLIHLWLGLFTGIIVVIIGITGCMYVFEQEIRDYLQKDYAFVPVQQQQQAGLAKLLEEFEKIAPGQKVTGIEINNTAPNATVSLTTGKHHVYYLNPYNGSLVKKTKPDFLVTVEDIHTSLLLGDTGKFIIRWSVVIFVIMLISGLILWFPGQMRLIKQAVTIKWGASFKRVNYDLHNVLGFYASGILLVSALSGLYFGFKEVKTAVSFFSGSKLTEGVKAAPVRQPVIAETIPEHYERIYRQAIVQYPGAVLTNLSIRKDGNLRLRLNYPAEWARKRNTFFYSPENGQLIRSKLYKDFNRADWIEAGNYNLHTGQMFGLFGKIVATIVSLIAAGLPITGFIIWLKRGKKKKLKKQRS is encoded by the coding sequence ATGAAATTAAATAAAAAATTTAAACAGGCAGTTGGGCTGATCCATTTATGGTTAGGGCTTTTTACCGGAATTATCGTGGTGATTATCGGTATAACAGGTTGTATGTATGTTTTTGAGCAGGAGATCAGGGATTACCTGCAAAAAGATTATGCTTTTGTTCCGGTTCAACAGCAACAGCAGGCCGGCTTAGCTAAACTTTTAGAGGAATTTGAAAAAATTGCTCCCGGTCAAAAGGTTACTGGTATTGAAATTAATAATACTGCTCCCAATGCGACAGTGAGTTTGACAACTGGTAAACATCATGTTTATTACCTGAATCCTTACAATGGAAGCCTGGTTAAGAAAACGAAGCCAGATTTCTTAGTGACCGTTGAAGATATCCATACGTCTCTGCTTTTAGGAGATACGGGAAAATTTATCATCCGGTGGTCTGTAGTAATTTTTGTAATTATGCTGATTTCTGGTCTTATTTTATGGTTCCCTGGTCAGATGAGATTGATTAAACAAGCTGTTACGATTAAATGGGGAGCTTCTTTTAAAAGGGTCAATTACGATTTACACAATGTATTAGGATTTTATGCATCCGGTATTTTACTGGTGAGTGCCTTGTCAGGGCTTTATTTTGGTTTCAAAGAAGTAAAGACCGCAGTAAGTTTTTTTAGCGGATCAAAATTAACAGAAGGTGTAAAAGCAGCACCTGTCAGACAACCCGTAATTGCGGAAACTATTCCAGAACATTATGAGCGTATATACAGGCAGGCAATCGTACAATATCCAGGTGCTGTCCTGACCAATTTATCTATCCGTAAAGATGGCAATCTCAGGTTAAGGTTAAATTATCCTGCGGAATGGGCGCGAAAACGGAATACATTTTTTTATAGCCCGGAGAATGGACAATTGATCCGCTCTAAACTTTATAAAGATTTTAACCGGGCCGACTGGATTGAAGCTGGTAATTACAATCTGCATACCGGGCAAATGTTCGGTCTGTTTGGTAAGATCGTAGCGACGATAGTCAGTCTGATTGCGGCGGGTTTACCGATAACCGGTTTTATCATCTGGCTGAAAAGAGGGAAGAAAAAGAAACTTAAAAAGCAGAGGTCTTAA
- a CDS encoding DUF6965 family protein, producing the protein MEPEEYEEIFSHLNLPKEAKLWPGVYINDVSKFIESHLLTLKGAGSQRQKELHAMRLDRLVELIKNNQQEDLKL; encoded by the coding sequence ATGGAACCAGAAGAATATGAAGAAATATTTAGTCATTTAAATTTACCCAAGGAGGCTAAATTATGGCCTGGAGTATATATAAATGACGTTAGTAAATTCATTGAAAGTCATCTATTGACTTTAAAAGGTGCAGGCAGTCAAAGGCAAAAAGAATTACACGCCATGCGTCTTGACCGCCTGGTTGAGTTGATTAAAAACAATCAGCAGGAAGATTTAAAGCTCTAG
- a CDS encoding AI-2E family transporter → MTNQYPKDLYKIITSVILYTFGLVVLLWFLYQIMSIFILFIFAIVLGLIINQPVSKLEKKGMKRWLASLIVLGIIFIVSTLLGFLVVPHISEQIDTLVGDLPGYFNSISNHVTHILRKYPELNKELQGDGMSISEAVPSLGKTVIGLSSISFSVLGGIFMFIVFLSMIIFFVGNPRPIINMYLSVFEPEKRGKAERALQHTSIMLGGWMKSNLIGGVVQAVLVYIFLTIMNVPGALVWAALAFFSELIPKIGFYIMAVPPTLVALSISPATAFWCLIFFLLLNELISDFVMPKLRSSTMNIHPVSLLFLLLAMTTAFGLMGALLAAPMAAIIKAYYEEFYLQRFPDDPDMEQRIDNILYQQ, encoded by the coding sequence ATGACCAATCAATACCCTAAAGATCTTTACAAAATTATCACCTCAGTTATCTTATATACATTTGGCCTGGTTGTCCTGTTATGGTTTCTATACCAGATCATGAGCATATTTATACTCTTTATATTTGCAATTGTTCTTGGACTTATCATTAATCAGCCGGTAAGCAAGCTGGAAAAGAAAGGAATGAAACGGTGGCTGGCATCGCTCATTGTGTTAGGGATCATTTTTATCGTCTCTACCCTGCTGGGATTTTTAGTAGTGCCACATATCAGTGAACAGATAGATACATTAGTAGGCGATCTGCCGGGGTACTTTAATAGTATTTCTAATCATGTTACACATATCCTGAGAAAGTATCCTGAGCTGAACAAAGAGCTTCAGGGTGATGGAATGTCAATTTCAGAAGCTGTTCCTTCTTTAGGAAAGACAGTAATCGGGCTCAGCAGTATTTCCTTTAGTGTGCTTGGGGGGATATTTATGTTTATTGTGTTTTTATCAATGATTATCTTTTTCGTAGGGAATCCAAGACCTATTATCAATATGTACCTTTCGGTTTTCGAGCCGGAAAAACGTGGAAAAGCAGAAAGAGCATTACAGCATACTTCTATCATGCTGGGCGGCTGGATGAAATCCAATCTTATCGGCGGCGTAGTTCAGGCCGTACTGGTCTATATATTTTTAACGATTATGAACGTTCCGGGAGCATTGGTATGGGCGGCCTTAGCTTTCTTCTCCGAACTGATCCCAAAGATTGGCTTTTACATTATGGCCGTTCCTCCTACTCTTGTCGCGTTATCTATAAGCCCTGCTACTGCATTTTGGTGCTTGATATTCTTCTTATTATTGAATGAGCTGATTTCTGACTTTGTGATGCCAAAATTAAGGTCTTCGACCATGAATATACATCCGGTGTCCCTGCTTTTTCTACTACTGGCAATGACCACGGCCTTTGGCCTGATGGGTGCATTACTTGCTGCACCAATGGCTGCAATTATCAAAGCCTACTATGAAGAGTTTTATTTGCAGAGATTTCCTGATGATCCGGATATGGAACAAAGGATTGATAATATCCTTTATCAGCAATAA
- a CDS encoding SDR family oxidoreductase gives MEQIATGKEVLQGQKIVIIGGSAGIGLATAKSAAAKNATVIIISSNRQRINKALEELPESATGYAIDVTDEAQVKSIFEKIGFFDHLIFTAGEHLQLGDLKDTSLASAHQFFEIRYWGAFTAVKHASPYIRNSIVLTSGIASNRPGKGWSLGASICSAMEGFTRAMAIELAPIRVNIVSPGVVKTDLWSDMSLEEREGMYNQIGDSLPVKRIGNADDIAKTYLYLMKQEYGTGQTIIVDGGASLV, from the coding sequence ATGGAACAGATAGCAACAGGTAAAGAGGTTTTACAAGGACAAAAAATTGTTATTATAGGTGGAAGTGCGGGCATTGGCCTGGCAACTGCAAAATCGGCTGCTGCCAAAAATGCGACAGTCATCATTATCTCCAGTAATCGACAGCGGATTAATAAGGCATTAGAAGAGTTGCCTGAAAGCGCAACCGGGTATGCGATTGATGTCACTGATGAAGCGCAAGTAAAAAGTATTTTTGAAAAAATAGGTTTTTTCGACCATCTTATATTTACTGCCGGTGAGCATCTGCAGCTTGGTGACTTAAAGGATACTTCTTTAGCCAGTGCGCATCAGTTCTTCGAAATCAGATATTGGGGAGCTTTTACAGCAGTAAAACATGCTTCACCTTATATTAGAAATTCGATTGTACTAACAAGTGGTATTGCAAGTAACCGTCCGGGTAAAGGCTGGTCATTGGGGGCAAGTATTTGTTCAGCGATGGAAGGTTTTACAAGAGCAATGGCCATAGAACTTGCACCAATCAGGGTAAATATAGTTTCACCGGGTGTAGTAAAAACAGATTTATGGTCTGATATGTCATTAGAAGAACGAGAAGGAATGTATAATCAGATTGGAGATTCACTACCAGTAAAACGAATTGGCAATGCTGATGATATTGCTAAAACCTATCTCTATTTAATGAAACAAGAATATGGAACAGGGCAAACAATCATTGTTGATGGTGGCGCATCGTTAGTTTAA
- a CDS encoding immunity 70 family protein, producing the protein MVGLKVGPIFYKIGTGDFLHSFFSSIAYNLEDNKWGEKFPFIMKKLYTKELSVEDIPEAVKEINLIREMFKEYAPNCVIWDIENLEKRPPWGDDIADRITSLSNYFYTSDGEDLFETFLKALDTAAKVKKVLTIKSL; encoded by the coding sequence ATGGTAGGTTTAAAAGTTGGTCCAATATTTTATAAGATAGGTACAGGAGACTTTTTGCACAGTTTTTTTTCTTCAATCGCTTATAACCTTGAAGATAATAAGTGGGGTGAAAAATTTCCTTTTATAATGAAAAAATTATATACTAAAGAATTATCAGTCGAAGATATTCCGGAGGCTGTAAAGGAGATTAATCTAATAAGGGAAATGTTCAAAGAATACGCCCCTAATTGTGTAATATGGGATATAGAAAATCTTGAAAAACGTCCACCATGGGGTGATGATATCGCTGACCGTATAACTAGTTTATCTAATTATTTTTACACTAGTGACGGAGAGGATTTATTTGAAACTTTTTTAAAAGCCTTGGATACAGCAGCAAAAGTTAAAAAAGTTTTAACAATTAAAAGTCTTTAA
- a CDS encoding LysE family translocator: MIAQKELLVFLIAAIAMSITPGPNMIYLISRSITQGKKAGITSLSGVVCGFLFHITMVAYGLTAVLIAVPFLFTTLKVSGALYLIYLALQAIKPGNAGIFAVQNNLPDDRPVKLFTMGFLTNLLNPKMAVFYLSLFPQFIRPEAGHIVAQCFQLGSLQMLVSMLVNLTVILVAAKAAIWFSANPVWVRVQKWVMASVLVALAAKMMLTKAK; the protein is encoded by the coding sequence ATGATCGCACAAAAGGAACTATTAGTCTTTCTTATTGCAGCTATTGCAATGTCCATCACACCCGGACCCAATATGATTTACCTGATTTCACGTTCTATTACACAAGGGAAAAAAGCAGGAATAACCTCACTTTCAGGAGTGGTTTGTGGATTTCTGTTCCATATCACTATGGTTGCATATGGTTTGACCGCTGTGTTGATTGCAGTACCTTTCTTGTTTACAACACTGAAGGTATCTGGGGCTTTATATTTAATTTATCTGGCGTTGCAGGCTATAAAACCAGGTAATGCGGGAATTTTTGCTGTACAAAATAACCTGCCCGATGATAGACCTGTCAAGCTATTTACGATGGGCTTTCTAACTAATTTATTGAATCCTAAGATGGCTGTTTTTTATTTATCGCTGTTCCCGCAGTTTATCAGACCAGAAGCTGGCCATATCGTTGCACAGTGCTTTCAATTGGGTTCTCTTCAGATGCTGGTGAGTATGTTAGTCAATCTTACCGTTATTCTAGTTGCTGCAAAGGCTGCCATTTGGTTTAGTGCAAATCCAGTATGGGTCAGGGTACAAAAGTGGGTTATGGCTAGCGTTTTAGTTGCTCTTGCAGCCAAAATGATGTTGACAAAGGCAAAATAG
- a CDS encoding Crp/Fnr family transcriptional regulator, whose protein sequence is MHCDNFKPIFDFLQLFKDITECDQELISQQLQFRKITEGEVLLQEGKLAKELFFVCKGILKIVSFNEKGNPVIHFFMKEQRFCTILKSLNDSIPANESIIAACDAELVVIAKDKLLYLYHTLPYFKGLTTNIFQQSLLEKIKVRNSYMGEDATTRYQKFISQQPDIALRVPLSDIASYLGITQQSLSRIRKNIR, encoded by the coding sequence ATGCATTGTGATAACTTCAAGCCAATTTTTGATTTCCTTCAACTATTCAAAGATATTACTGAGTGTGATCAGGAGTTGATCAGTCAGCAGCTGCAATTCCGCAAGATAACGGAAGGGGAAGTTTTATTACAGGAAGGTAAACTGGCAAAAGAATTATTCTTTGTCTGTAAAGGAATTTTGAAAATCGTTTCTTTCAATGAAAAGGGAAATCCAGTAATCCATTTTTTCATGAAAGAGCAACGGTTTTGCACGATCTTAAAGAGCCTTAATGATAGTATTCCCGCTAATGAAAGTATCATAGCAGCCTGTGATGCCGAATTAGTTGTAATAGCTAAAGACAAATTGCTTTATTTATATCATACTCTCCCCTATTTTAAGGGTTTAACTACCAATATTTTTCAACAAAGTTTGCTTGAAAAAATAAAAGTCCGTAATTCTTATATGGGCGAAGATGCCACGACACGCTATCAGAAATTTATTTCACAACAGCCCGACATCGCCCTAAGAGTTCCACTAAGTGATATAGCTTCTTATCTGGGTATTACCCAGCAATCTTTAAGCAGAATCCGGAAAAATATCCGGTAA
- a CDS encoding TonB-dependent receptor: MRKSLLIFLFFLFTTAVAFAQVTSSSVSGSVKDAKQGPLPGASIKAVHVPSGTSYSAVSNKDGLFNIPGMRIGGPYTIEVSYIGFNKSTTTDIVLQLGQPFILKAVLSEGGVQLEAVSIKSTKRIVTAKSGASTNISSKQLSTLPTFSRSITDFTRLTPQSNGTSFAGRDSRTNSITVDGANLNNTFGTSSDLLPGGGAQPISIEAYDELSINIAPFDVKQSGFTGAGIYATTKSGTNTFHGSGYTYYKDQSFNGTKIGDNDISAAVAKSSTKTYGFTLGGPIIKNKLFFFTNFEREVSSNPGVSFSPTGTAGNKSATPVADLEAVSKYLKDNYGYETGSYDNFPAFQNKNTKVLLKLDWNINDKNKLSVKYSYLHATADQIINSTGTPNSGSYTYTGANGLPQTRGNGGLPNGRFGLKSMGFENSNYGFLNKVSTGTAELNSTISPKLSNQLLLTFKKYDNPRTSKGSIFPTIDIFNGAGDNYITAGSDPNTKYNEVIDNTVSVYDNITYYAGKHTLTGGINYEFQKIGNSFMPGAAGSYIYNSLSDFLNNRAPIQFTYNQSLIPGVDQVFSADLKVGTFSLYAQDEYSVNDNFKVTFGLRADKGIYMQDPVENPQITALQLPDANGKMTNYNTGKFPKSSILLSPRVGFRASLLEDKSLVIRGGMGIFTGRIPYVFLTNSPSNSAMYNFGGVATAEQLKNITLKADPSEYANLFPQTAGTALQNSTVVIDKNYKFPQVFRADLAIEKNLGNGFAATFEAIYTKDINATRMRNANLKTPTGVLNEGDFSRVRYVGTGTNNAVQASDRSIYPNIGTVVVLENTNQGYSSALSAQLTKNFFNGFNASIAYTYTKSKEAFSTAGSTAAQVWAITSNVGTSNDVELRNSGNYVPHRIVASASYKFNYLKHGATTIGLFYEGQAGSNPFSYIVNGDLNGDGNGSSDLMYIPKRGSDVNFTSYTATVNGIGYTYTAQQQAAALEQFINNSPYLSKHRGEYADRNAAFSPWYNRVDANILQDFYINTGGTKHTLQLSAVVINLPNLLNRNWGIKKFNTTNSPLTYTGIDANGVPSYNLRQFDGKLVSQPYQNATSGTTWSLLLGAKYIF, encoded by the coding sequence ATGAGAAAATCTTTACTCATTTTTTTATTTTTCCTCTTTACTACAGCTGTTGCCTTTGCACAGGTAACTTCAAGTAGTGTATCAGGGAGCGTTAAAGATGCCAAACAAGGGCCGCTTCCAGGTGCATCGATTAAAGCAGTTCACGTACCATCGGGAACATCTTATTCGGCAGTTTCTAATAAAGACGGTTTGTTTAACATTCCAGGTATGCGTATTGGCGGACCTTATACTATTGAGGTTAGCTACATTGGCTTTAACAAAAGCACAACTACTGATATTGTGCTTCAATTAGGTCAGCCATTTATTCTTAAAGCGGTTTTATCTGAGGGTGGCGTACAGTTAGAAGCTGTATCTATTAAAAGTACAAAACGTATTGTGACTGCAAAATCAGGCGCAAGTACAAACATCAGCTCTAAACAGCTGTCAACTTTGCCAACTTTTTCAAGAAGTATTACTGACTTTACACGTTTAACACCTCAATCAAACGGAACAAGTTTTGCAGGTCGTGATAGCCGTACAAATAGCATTACTGTTGACGGAGCAAATCTAAACAACACTTTTGGTACTTCTTCAGACTTACTGCCAGGTGGAGGAGCTCAGCCTATTTCTATTGAAGCTTACGATGAGCTTTCGATTAACATCGCACCATTTGACGTAAAACAATCTGGTTTTACAGGTGCGGGAATATATGCAACGACTAAAAGTGGAACCAACACTTTCCACGGTTCCGGATATACTTATTATAAAGATCAATCTTTTAACGGAACCAAAATTGGTGACAACGATATCAGCGCTGCGGTTGCTAAATCAAGTACCAAAACTTATGGATTTACTTTAGGTGGTCCGATTATCAAAAACAAATTATTCTTCTTCACCAACTTTGAAAGAGAAGTATCAAGTAACCCCGGCGTTAGTTTTTCTCCAACAGGTACAGCAGGTAATAAATCAGCGACACCAGTTGCAGATTTAGAAGCTGTTTCTAAGTACTTAAAAGATAACTATGGTTATGAAACAGGTTCTTATGATAACTTCCCGGCATTCCAAAATAAGAATACTAAAGTCTTATTGAAATTAGACTGGAATATCAATGATAAAAACAAATTAAGCGTTAAATACAGTTATTTACATGCTACTGCTGATCAGATTATTAACTCTACTGGTACACCTAACAGTGGTTCTTATACTTATACAGGTGCTAATGGCCTACCTCAGACACGTGGTAATGGTGGTTTGCCAAATGGCCGTTTTGGGCTTAAATCTATGGGATTTGAGAACTCCAACTATGGTTTCTTAAACAAAGTAAGCACAGGTACTGCTGAATTAAACAGCACAATCAGCCCTAAATTATCTAACCAGTTATTACTTACTTTCAAGAAATATGATAATCCCCGTACTTCTAAAGGTAGTATTTTCCCAACTATTGATATCTTTAATGGTGCTGGTGATAACTATATTACAGCAGGTTCTGATCCGAATACAAAATACAATGAGGTTATTGATAATACAGTAAGTGTATATGATAACATCACCTACTACGCAGGTAAACACACTTTAACAGGTGGTATCAACTATGAATTCCAAAAAATTGGTAACTCATTCATGCCTGGTGCTGCTGGTTCTTACATCTACAATTCATTAAGTGACTTCTTAAACAACAGAGCTCCGATTCAATTTACTTACAATCAATCTTTGATTCCAGGTGTTGATCAGGTATTCTCTGCTGACCTTAAAGTAGGTACTTTCAGCTTATATGCTCAGGATGAATATAGTGTAAATGATAACTTCAAAGTGACTTTCGGCTTACGCGCTGATAAAGGTATTTACATGCAAGATCCAGTAGAAAATCCTCAGATTACAGCTTTACAATTACCTGATGCAAATGGAAAAATGACCAATTACAATACTGGTAAATTTCCAAAATCAAGTATCTTACTTTCTCCAAGAGTTGGTTTCAGAGCAAGTTTACTGGAAGACAAATCATTAGTGATCCGTGGAGGTATGGGGATCTTTACAGGCCGTATTCCTTATGTATTCTTAACCAATAGCCCAAGTAACAGTGCCATGTATAACTTTGGTGGTGTGGCAACAGCAGAGCAATTAAAGAACATTACTTTAAAAGCTGATCCTTCTGAATATGCAAACTTATTCCCTCAAACTGCTGGAACAGCTCTTCAGAACTCTACAGTAGTTATTGATAAGAACTACAAATTCCCTCAGGTTTTCAGAGCTGACTTAGCCATTGAGAAAAACTTGGGAAATGGTTTTGCTGCTACTTTTGAAGCTATCTATACAAAAGATATCAATGCAACCCGAATGAGAAATGCAAACCTTAAAACACCAACAGGTGTGCTTAATGAAGGTGATTTTTCAAGAGTACGTTATGTAGGTACTGGTACTAACAATGCCGTTCAGGCATCTGACAGATCTATTTATCCTAATATCGGAACTGTAGTTGTTCTTGAAAATACAAATCAGGGTTATTCGTCTGCTTTGAGTGCACAATTGACTAAAAACTTCTTTAACGGTTTTAATGCTTCCATAGCATATACTTACACAAAATCAAAAGAAGCATTCTCGACTGCTGGTTCTACAGCAGCACAAGTTTGGGCTATTACTTCTAATGTAGGAACAAGTAACGATGTTGAATTGAGAAACTCAGGTAACTATGTTCCTCATCGTATCGTTGCCAGTGCTTCTTACAAATTTAACTACCTGAAACATGGTGCAACTACAATTGGTCTGTTCTATGAAGGTCAGGCAGGAAGTAACCCATTCAGTTATATAGTTAACGGTGATTTAAACGGTGATGGTAACGGATCTTCAGATTTGATGTACATTCCAAAAAGAGGTTCAGATGTAAACTTTACTTCATATACTGCAACTGTTAATGGCATTGGTTACACTTATACTGCTCAGCAGCAAGCTGCCGCTTTAGAGCAGTTCATCAATAATTCTCCATACTTAAGCAAACACAGAGGTGAGTACGCAGATAGAAATGCTGCTTTCTCTCCATGGTATAACCGTGTTGATGCAAACATCCTTCAGGATTTCTATATCAATACAGGTGGCACAAAACACACTTTACAGTTAAGTGCAGTAGTGATCAACTTACCTAACTTATTAAATAGAAACTGGGGTATCAAAAAATTCAATACAACAAATAGCCCGCTTACTTATACTGGTATTGATGCAAATGGAGTACCTTCTTACAACCTTCGTCAGTTTGATGGAAAACTAGTAAGCCAGCCTTATCAAAATGCAACTTCAGGAACTACATGGAGCTTGTTATTAGGCGCTAAATACATTTTCTAA
- a CDS encoding TonB-dependent receptor, producing MKLKLLLLFSTLFLFVFPFVTQAQSRQSILIGSVTDSIHQKISYATIQIKKLNIKTSSDKTGHFQLRGIAAGTYTVRISMTGFETNETQLVVKANDTLKVAFILKDKNSDLNEVIVSASRKAESLAQTPSSVTILTAKDINTQSVISPNLANILAYSVPGLGAATNQTGNSGQTLRGRGVLVLIDGVPQSTPLRAGGRDIRSIDPSVIERVEVIKGATAIYGNGAEGGLINYITKKPASGKVLGGYSQLGLTGNTKGDSTLGYCVVQQFYGKSRKLDYIVSGTYEKTGVFRDAKNQVISPDYGLGETKTYNGFLKVGYDFSPKQRLELMYNYFSSRQHSDYVLKNGIYGQEPAIGVHGTRKGEDEGTRYNHNANLQYSNKQVFGQTDLQANVYLQDFYTIYSNVASFYEGGQSAIKSVKKGARVNLNTPLPISENLLMQLNYGVDLMNDKTSQNLTDGRVWVPDMNMVNVAPYLQATANIFKDLTIKGGLRVENINIKVDDFNTLATGANNAGSIAVKGGTLNYNALVFNVGARYSASRLFNPFISYAQSFSVFELGRVLRAAQSNTLSQLQTKPIIVNNYEAGFSSALGPVNISAAYYISTSKLGANLLEVNGVYISQRIPERVWGYEFQADYAVTRELSVGGNYAYVEGKGDVDDDGKFDGAQDVYLNTTRIPPSKSTLYLKYSGIKNLSIDVNWMRVGNRDRFKPNATTGKYLIGEGPVKAYNLFNLATVYQASKALKLSLGLENLLNKAYYPSISQFYGNNSVYTRGNGRRFNLAAGYSF from the coding sequence ATGAAGCTCAAACTTTTACTCTTATTCTCTACCCTTTTTCTTTTCGTATTCCCTTTTGTAACACAGGCTCAAAGCAGACAAAGTATACTGATTGGAAGTGTAACTGATAGTATTCATCAAAAGATAAGTTACGCCACTATACAAATCAAAAAACTCAACATAAAAACATCTTCAGATAAAACAGGTCATTTTCAGCTCAGGGGAATTGCTGCTGGAACTTATACTGTACGGATCTCTATGACAGGATTTGAAACTAACGAAACTCAGTTAGTGGTGAAAGCAAATGATACGTTAAAAGTTGCATTCATACTGAAAGATAAGAATTCTGATTTAAACGAAGTGATTGTATCCGCAAGCAGAAAAGCAGAATCCCTTGCACAAACACCATCTTCTGTAACCATATTAACTGCTAAAGACATCAATACGCAATCAGTAATCAGCCCGAACCTGGCTAATATACTGGCTTATAGTGTACCCGGACTTGGCGCAGCTACCAATCAAACAGGAAACTCTGGTCAGACTTTACGTGGAAGAGGTGTATTGGTATTGATTGATGGTGTCCCGCAATCTACTCCTTTGCGTGCAGGTGGCCGTGATATTCGCAGTATAGATCCTTCGGTAATTGAAAGAGTTGAAGTGATCAAAGGTGCGACTGCGATATATGGCAATGGTGCTGAGGGCGGGTTAATCAATTACATCACTAAAAAACCGGCATCTGGCAAAGTATTAGGTGGTTATTCGCAGCTTGGCCTGACGGGAAATACCAAAGGAGATAGTACACTGGGTTACTGTGTAGTACAACAATTTTATGGTAAAAGCCGTAAACTGGACTATATAGTGAGTGGTACTTATGAAAAAACAGGCGTTTTCAGAGATGCTAAAAACCAGGTAATTTCCCCGGACTATGGTTTAGGAGAAACAAAGACTTACAACGGATTTCTTAAAGTTGGTTATGATTTCTCTCCTAAACAAAGGTTAGAATTGATGTACAATTACTTCAGTTCCAGACAACACTCTGATTACGTTTTAAAAAATGGAATATATGGACAAGAACCAGCAATCGGGGTTCACGGTACACGTAAAGGAGAAGATGAAGGGACGCGCTATAACCACAATGCCAATCTTCAATATAGCAACAAGCAGGTATTTGGTCAAACAGACTTGCAAGCCAATGTATATTTACAAGACTTTTATACTATTTATTCCAATGTAGCTTCCTTTTATGAAGGTGGTCAATCAGCGATTAAATCTGTTAAAAAAGGTGCCAGGGTAAACTTGAATACCCCCCTTCCTATATCAGAAAATTTATTGATGCAACTGAATTATGGTGTCGATCTGATGAACGATAAAACGTCTCAGAATCTGACAGACGGCCGGGTTTGGGTACCAGATATGAATATGGTCAACGTTGCTCCCTACCTGCAAGCTACTGCCAATATTTTTAAAGATTTAACTATTAAAGGCGGTTTAAGAGTAGAAAATATCAATATCAAAGTAGATGATTTCAATACGCTGGCTACTGGCGCCAACAATGCCGGTAGTATTGCGGTTAAAGGTGGTACGCTTAATTATAATGCGCTGGTATTTAATGTGGGTGCAAGATATTCAGCAAGCAGGCTATTCAATCCTTTTATAAGTTACGCGCAGTCTTTTTCGGTATTCGAACTGGGCAGAGTGCTGCGTGCAGCTCAAAGTAATACACTTTCTCAATTACAGACCAAACCTATTATCGTAAACAATTACGAGGCTGGTTTTAGCAGTGCGCTGGGCCCGGTAAATATTAGTGCGGCTTACTATATCAGTACTTCTAAATTAGGTGCGAATTTACTGGAGGTCAACGGGGTTTATATTTCTCAAAGGATTCCTGAACGCGTTTGGGGCTATGAGTTCCAGGCAGATTATGCAGTGACCAGAGAACTTTCAGTGGGTGGAAATTACGCTTATGTAGAAGGAAAAGGTGATGTAGATGATGATGGAAAGTTTGATGGTGCGCAGGATGTTTATTTAAACACAACCCGCATCCCTCCTTCCAAATCCACACTTTACCTGAAATATTCTGGTATTAAAAACTTATCAATTGATGTGAACTGGATGAGAGTTGGAAACAGGGACCGTTTTAAACCGAATGCAACTACGGGTAAATATTTAATTGGGGAAGGCCCTGTAAAGGCTTATAACCTTTTTAACCTGGCCACGGTTTACCAGGCATCAAAAGCTTTAAAGCTTAGTCTTGGATTAGAAAACTTATTGAACAAAGCTTATTATCCAAGTATTTCCCAGTTTTATGGAAATAATTCTGTGTATACCAGGGGAAATGGACGTCGTTTTAATCTTGCAGCTGGTTATTCTTTCTAA